The genome window CCCTGCCCGGCCGATCGACGGAGATTATTCCAGCTTCGGGCCAGAGCCGCGGCACGACGTTCGCTACCGGGGCAGGCGTGCGGTACGTCTATCTGATCCGCAGCGTCGCCGATCCCACCAAACGCTACGTCGGCATGACCGCCGATGTCGCTGCCCGTCTGCAAGCCCACAACGCCGGCAAGTCGGCGTACACGGCGAAGTTCAGGCCGTGGGCATTGGTGACCTACCTCGGATTCGACGACGACCAGCGTGCCATCGAGTTCGAGCGATATCTGAAGACGGGGTCGGGGCATGCTGAGCACCGCCACTTCTGGCGAGGGGATTCCGCGGCGATCTGAACGCGCTGCGTGAGGGAACGCGGCGAAGCGCCCCTCGGGGAGCTTGACTCA of Candidatus Binatia bacterium contains these proteins:
- a CDS encoding GIY-YIG nuclease family protein, with amino-acid sequence MRYVYLIRSVADPTKRYVGMTADVAARLQAHNAGKSAYTAKFRPWALVTYLGFDDDQRAIEFERYLKTGSGHAEHRHFWRGDSAAI